In Burkholderia gladioli, a genomic segment contains:
- a CDS encoding ABC transporter permease, producing the protein MSRTAVSSRVDAARARVSPSPARRVWQRFRRQRLGYWSFVVFLVAFAISLAAPLWSNDKPLVVRYDGHWYFPIARDYAETTFGGDFPTPADYLDPYVRKRIDAPGNFAIYPPNRYSYTTLNYFSALPNPAPPSRDNWLGTDAQGRDLLARLVYGFCVSVEFALVLTLIGTVLGILAGAVQGFYGGRIDIVGQRLIEIWSSMPELYLLIIFASIFEPSFLLLIVLLSLFGWIGLADYVRAEFLRNRTQDYVRAARAMGLSNWQIIWRHVLPNSLTPVITFLPFRMSGSILALTSLDFLGLGVPPPTPSLGELLSQGKANLDAWWISLATFIVLVFTLLLLTFMGDALRNALDSRVADTSRAAGGAR; encoded by the coding sequence TTGAGCCGAACCGCCGTTTCCTCCCGCGTCGACGCCGCCCGCGCGCGCGTCTCGCCGTCTCCCGCGCGCCGCGTCTGGCAGCGCTTTCGCCGCCAGCGCCTGGGCTACTGGAGCTTCGTGGTGTTCCTGGTCGCCTTCGCGATCAGCCTGGCCGCGCCGCTGTGGTCCAACGACAAGCCGCTGGTGGTGCGCTACGACGGCCACTGGTACTTCCCGATCGCCAGGGACTATGCCGAAACCACCTTCGGCGGCGACTTCCCGACCCCGGCCGACTACCTCGACCCTTACGTGCGCAAGCGGATCGACGCGCCGGGCAACTTCGCGATCTATCCGCCGAACCGCTATTCCTACACGACGCTGAACTACTTCTCGGCGCTGCCGAACCCGGCGCCGCCTTCGCGCGACAACTGGCTGGGCACCGACGCGCAAGGGCGCGACCTGCTCGCGCGGCTGGTCTACGGCTTCTGCGTGTCGGTCGAGTTCGCGCTGGTGCTGACCCTGATCGGCACCGTGCTGGGGATCCTGGCCGGCGCGGTGCAGGGCTTCTACGGCGGGCGCATCGACATCGTCGGGCAGCGCCTGATCGAGATCTGGAGCTCGATGCCCGAGCTCTACCTGCTGATCATCTTCGCCTCGATCTTCGAGCCCAGCTTCCTGCTGCTGATCGTGCTGCTCTCGCTGTTCGGCTGGATCGGCCTGGCCGACTACGTGCGCGCCGAGTTCCTGCGCAACCGCACCCAGGACTACGTGCGCGCCGCGCGCGCGATGGGCCTGTCGAACTGGCAGATCATCTGGCGCCACGTGCTGCCCAACAGCCTCACGCCCGTCATCACCTTCCTGCCGTTTCGCATGAGCGGCTCGATCCTGGCGCTGACCAGCCTCGACTTCCTCGGCCTGGGCGTGCCGCCGCCCACGCCGAGCCTGGGCGAGCTGCTTTCGCAGGGCAAGGCCAATCTCGACGCCTGGTGGATCTCGCTGGCGACCTTCATCGTGCTGGTGTTCACGCTGCTGTTGCTGACCTTCATGGGCGATGCGCTGCGCAACGCGCTCGATTCGCGCGTGGCCGATACCTCGCGCGCGGCCGGAGGTGCGCGATGA
- a CDS encoding microcin C ABC transporter permease YejB, with product MWSYILKRLLLMIPTLLGVLTITFAVIQFVPGGPVEQAMQELRKGAEQGHVPFGMRAYSGVDPQQLAQLKALYGFDKPPIERYGLMLERFAHFDLGQSYFHHQSVWSLVVSKLPVSISIGIWTFLLTYLISVPLGIAKAVYNGTPFDVASSLAVLVGYAIPGFVLGVLLLVLFGGGSFWQLFPLRGLTSDNFAQLSLAAKITDYLWHLVLPITASVVGSFAVITMLTKNAFLDEIRKQYVLTARAKGLSERRVLWKHVFRNALLPLIVGFPAAFIGAFFSGSLLIETLFSLDGLGLLSYESVIRRDYPVVLGTLYLFTLIGLVTKLVSDLCYVWVDPRIQFDQLER from the coding sequence ATGTGGAGCTACATCCTCAAACGTCTGCTGCTGATGATCCCGACCCTGCTCGGCGTGCTGACCATCACCTTCGCGGTGATCCAGTTCGTGCCGGGCGGGCCGGTCGAACAGGCGATGCAGGAACTGCGCAAGGGTGCCGAGCAGGGCCACGTGCCGTTCGGCATGCGCGCCTACTCGGGCGTGGACCCGCAGCAACTCGCCCAGCTCAAGGCGCTGTACGGCTTCGACAAGCCGCCCATCGAGCGCTACGGCCTGATGCTGGAACGCTTCGCGCATTTCGACCTGGGCCAGAGCTACTTCCATCACCAGAGCGTCTGGTCGCTGGTGGTCTCGAAGCTGCCGGTGTCGATTAGCATCGGCATCTGGACCTTCCTGCTGACCTACCTGATCTCGGTGCCGCTGGGCATCGCCAAGGCGGTCTACAACGGCACGCCCTTCGACGTGGCCTCGAGCCTGGCGGTGCTGGTCGGCTACGCGATCCCCGGCTTCGTGCTCGGCGTGCTGCTGCTGGTGCTGTTCGGCGGCGGCTCGTTCTGGCAGTTGTTCCCGCTGCGCGGCCTGACCTCGGACAACTTCGCCCAGCTGAGCCTGGCCGCCAAGATCACCGACTACCTCTGGCACCTGGTGCTGCCGATCACGGCCTCGGTGGTGGGCAGCTTCGCGGTGATCACCATGCTCACCAAGAACGCCTTCCTCGACGAGATCCGCAAGCAGTACGTGCTGACCGCGCGCGCCAAGGGCCTGTCGGAGCGGCGCGTGCTCTGGAAGCACGTGTTCCGCAACGCGCTGCTGCCGCTGATCGTGGGCTTCCCGGCCGCCTTCATCGGCGCCTTCTTCTCGGGCAGCCTGCTGATCGAGACGCTGTTCTCGCTCGACGGCCTGGGCCTGCTGTCCTACGAGTCGGTGATCCGCCGCGACTACCCGGTGGTGCTCGGCACGCTCTACCTGTTCACGCTGATCGGCCTGGTCACCAAGCTGGTTTCCGATCTCTGCTACGTCTGGGTCGACCCCCGGATCCAATTCGACCAACTGGAGCGCTGA
- a CDS encoding extracellular solute-binding protein produces the protein MPIPSFRAAAHSRAPRAAIAALLAVFAVAAAPPAHAVYAIAQYGEPKYPPGFKHFDYVNPDAPKGGTLVLANPNRLTTFDKFNPFTLRGNPAPGIGLLFESLMTGSADEPASVYGLLADDVAIAPDRLSATFHLNARARFSNGDPVTADDVKYSFDTLKSPQAAPQYAAYFAEIKRAVVVDAATIRFEFARADRELPLTAGAIPVFSRKWGARPDGSHVAFDQLAFEPPIGSGPYLIERYDTGRNITYRRDPHYWGADLPVRVGTNNFAHIVYKLYGDGVARLEAFKAGEYDVLVEYIARNWVRRDIGKRFDNGELVKHEFRQHNGAGMQGFMMNLRRPLFQDVRVRQALDLAFDFEWLNRQLFYGGYTRLNSYFADTELQATGTPGEGELAILEPLRKQLDPAVFGPMPEQPSTNPPGSLRANLLQARALLAQAGWTYRDGALRNARGEPFRFEILDDSGGSMEPVAAVYQRNLAKLGIEARFRTADFALLQKRLDAFDYDMTTIRYPGVQVPGSEQVLRYASRYADQTGSDNLIGLKSPAVDTILKTLVQAQTREQLLDATHALDRVLMHGYYAVPQWYSTMHRVAYQRRLAYPATLPLYYSAEDWVVSMWWEKPAANAANAASAAGH, from the coding sequence ATGCCGATTCCGTCGTTCCGGGCCGCCGCGCACAGCCGCGCCCCGCGTGCCGCCATCGCCGCCTTGCTGGCCGTGTTCGCCGTGGCGGCCGCGCCCCCCGCCCATGCCGTCTATGCGATCGCGCAATACGGCGAGCCGAAGTATCCGCCCGGCTTCAAGCATTTCGACTACGTGAACCCGGACGCGCCCAAGGGCGGCACCCTGGTGCTGGCCAACCCGAACCGGCTCACCACCTTCGACAAGTTCAACCCCTTCACGCTGCGCGGCAATCCCGCGCCCGGCATCGGCCTGCTGTTCGAGAGCCTGATGACGGGCAGCGCCGACGAGCCGGCCAGCGTCTATGGCCTGCTGGCCGACGACGTGGCGATCGCGCCGGACCGGCTCTCGGCCACCTTCCATCTCAATGCCCGCGCGCGCTTCTCGAACGGCGACCCGGTCACGGCCGACGACGTGAAGTATTCGTTCGACACGCTCAAGAGCCCGCAGGCCGCGCCGCAGTACGCGGCCTATTTCGCCGAGATCAAGCGCGCGGTGGTGGTCGACGCGGCCACCATCCGCTTCGAGTTCGCGCGCGCGGACCGCGAACTGCCGCTCACCGCCGGCGCGATTCCGGTGTTCTCGCGCAAGTGGGGCGCCCGGCCCGACGGCAGCCACGTGGCCTTCGACCAGTTGGCCTTCGAGCCGCCGATCGGCAGCGGCCCCTACCTGATCGAGCGCTACGACACCGGCCGCAACATCACCTACCGGCGCGATCCGCATTACTGGGGCGCCGACCTGCCGGTGCGGGTGGGCACCAACAATTTCGCGCATATCGTCTACAAGCTCTACGGCGACGGGGTGGCGCGCCTGGAGGCCTTCAAGGCCGGCGAATACGACGTGCTGGTCGAGTACATCGCGCGCAACTGGGTGCGACGCGACATCGGCAAGCGCTTCGACAACGGCGAGCTGGTCAAGCACGAGTTCCGCCAGCACAACGGCGCGGGCATGCAGGGCTTCATGATGAACCTGCGCCGGCCACTGTTCCAGGACGTGCGCGTGCGCCAGGCGCTGGACCTGGCCTTCGACTTCGAATGGCTGAACCGCCAGTTGTTCTACGGCGGCTACACGCGCCTGAACAGCTATTTCGCCGATACCGAGCTGCAGGCCACCGGCACGCCGGGCGAGGGCGAGCTGGCGATCCTGGAACCGTTGCGCAAGCAACTGGATCCGGCCGTGTTCGGGCCGATGCCCGAGCAGCCCTCGACCAATCCGCCGGGTTCGCTGCGCGCCAACCTGCTCCAGGCGCGCGCGCTGCTGGCCCAGGCCGGCTGGACCTATCGCGACGGCGCGCTGCGCAACGCGCGCGGCGAGCCGTTCCGCTTCGAGATCCTCGACGATTCGGGCGGCTCGATGGAGCCGGTGGCGGCCGTCTACCAGCGCAATCTCGCCAAGCTCGGCATCGAGGCGCGCTTTCGCACCGCCGACTTCGCCCTGCTGCAGAAGCGCCTCGACGCCTTCGATTACGACATGACCACGATCCGCTACCCGGGCGTGCAGGTGCCGGGCAGCGAGCAGGTGCTGCGCTACGCCAGCCGCTACGCCGACCAGACCGGCTCGGACAACCTGATCGGCCTGAAATCGCCGGCCGTCGACACGATCCTGAAGACCCTGGTGCAGGCGCAGACGCGCGAGCAACTGCTCGACGCCACCCACGCGCTCGACCGCGTGCTGATGCACGGCTACTATGCCGTGCCGCAGTGGTACAGCACCATGCACCGGGTCGCCTACCAGCGACGGCTGGCGTACCCCGCGACGCTGCCGCTGTACTATTCGGCGGAGGACTGGGTGGTGTCGATGTGGTGGGAGAAACCCGCCGCGAATGCCGCGAATGCCGCCTCGGCGGCGGGGCACTGA
- a CDS encoding PfkB family carbohydrate kinase, whose amino-acid sequence MSLAVPRLIHTGQVLVDLIMRVGALPPPGGDVLASEARFEVGGGFNVIAAARRSGMACVYAGGHGTGRFGELARQALAAEGAELAAPRVLDRDTGICVAIVDASTERTFVTHLGAEAVLERDVLDALAVTPRDIVYVTGYGLCVPDKGALLADWLETLPESVVVAFDPGPLVDSIESALLARVMRRTRVWTGNREEALRHSGCASVEAALAELVARLPAGALAIVRDAEQGCVVSIDGVPARVAAFEVEAIDSNGAGDAHTGVLLAALAEGHAPLVAARRANAAAALAVTRFGPATAPTREEIDALLDGAWSR is encoded by the coding sequence ATGAGTTTGGCAGTTCCCCGTCTGATTCATACGGGACAGGTATTGGTGGACTTGATCATGCGCGTGGGCGCGCTGCCGCCGCCCGGCGGCGACGTGCTGGCTTCCGAGGCGCGCTTCGAGGTGGGCGGCGGTTTCAACGTGATCGCGGCCGCGCGGCGCAGCGGCATGGCCTGCGTCTATGCCGGCGGCCACGGCACCGGGCGCTTCGGCGAGCTGGCGCGCCAGGCGCTGGCCGCCGAGGGCGCCGAGCTGGCCGCGCCGCGCGTGCTCGATCGCGATACCGGCATCTGCGTGGCGATCGTCGACGCCAGTACCGAGCGCACCTTCGTCACCCATCTCGGCGCCGAGGCGGTGCTGGAGCGTGACGTGCTCGACGCGCTGGCGGTGACGCCGCGCGACATCGTCTATGTGACGGGCTACGGCTTGTGCGTGCCCGACAAGGGCGCGCTGCTGGCGGACTGGCTCGAGACGCTGCCCGAATCGGTGGTGGTGGCCTTCGATCCCGGCCCGCTGGTCGACAGCATCGAGTCGGCGCTGCTCGCGCGCGTGATGCGGCGCACGCGGGTCTGGACCGGCAATCGCGAGGAGGCGCTGCGCCATAGCGGTTGCGCGAGCGTCGAGGCTGCGCTGGCCGAGCTCGTCGCGCGGCTGCCGGCCGGCGCGCTGGCGATCGTGCGCGATGCCGAGCAGGGCTGCGTGGTGTCGATCGACGGCGTGCCCGCGCGGGTGGCGGCCTTCGAGGTCGAGGCGATCGACAGCAACGGCGCCGGCGACGCGCATACCGGCGTGCTGCTCGCCGCGCTCGCCGAGGGCCATGCGCCGCTGGTCGCGGCGCGGCGCGCGAATGCGGCGGCCGCGCTGGCGGTCACGCGCTTCGGGCCGGCCACCGCGCCGACGCGCGAGGAGATCGACGCGCTGCTCGACGGCGCCTGGTCGCGCTGA
- a CDS encoding purine-cytosine permease family protein: MASSRNPAHAGKIEARGIEPVPDDECRGHPLQLFWVWFAANISILALPLGATLVAFQHLAIWQAMLVAVVGAAGSFALVGVISIAGRRGHAPSLTLSRAVFGVRGNIGPTIVSLLSRLGWETVNTTTGAYVLLSLFSIVFGGSAEAKAHPLLTLLFIAIFVAATLVVSGLGHATLLVIQKWSTWVFGALNLVVAGFLAQAIDWHAVFAAAPAPASAVIIGIGTIAGGTGIGWANAGADMSRYQAREVKAGSLVASAAFGAGIPLILLITLGALLAVGNDKLASATDPIAAIRDLLPHWMAIPYLIAAFGGLLLSNYLSVYSAGLTTLTLGLKVKRVQAVVVDVVVISTGSIYFMLIEGSFYGPFIGFISLLAVPITAWVGIFIVDLAGRDGYRPEALLDVSPASAYWYRGGVEWRAFGAWALAIVLGFSFLSIGGEHGFHGPFAGSWLGRNGLGWIVTFIVAGGLYALLGGARRNRGLQERMS, from the coding sequence ATGGCTTCGTCCCGCAACCCCGCGCACGCCGGCAAGATCGAGGCGCGCGGCATCGAACCGGTACCCGACGACGAGTGTCGCGGCCATCCGCTGCAACTGTTCTGGGTCTGGTTCGCCGCCAACATCAGCATCCTGGCGCTGCCGCTGGGCGCCACCCTGGTGGCCTTCCAGCACCTGGCGATCTGGCAGGCGATGCTGGTGGCGGTGGTCGGCGCGGCCGGCTCGTTCGCGCTGGTCGGGGTGATCTCGATCGCCGGGCGGCGCGGCCATGCGCCGAGCCTGACGCTCTCGCGCGCGGTGTTCGGCGTGCGTGGCAACATCGGGCCGACCATCGTCTCGCTGCTCTCGCGGCTCGGCTGGGAAACCGTCAACACCACCACCGGCGCCTACGTGCTGCTCTCGCTGTTCTCGATCGTGTTCGGCGGCTCGGCCGAGGCCAAGGCGCATCCGCTGCTCACGCTGCTGTTCATCGCGATCTTCGTGGCGGCCACCCTGGTGGTGTCGGGCCTCGGCCACGCCACCCTGCTGGTGATCCAGAAGTGGTCGACCTGGGTCTTCGGCGCGCTGAACCTGGTGGTGGCCGGCTTCCTTGCCCAGGCGATCGACTGGCACGCGGTGTTCGCGGCGGCCCCGGCGCCGGCCAGCGCGGTGATCATCGGCATCGGCACCATCGCGGGCGGCACCGGCATCGGCTGGGCCAACGCCGGCGCGGACATGTCGCGCTACCAGGCGCGCGAGGTGAAGGCCGGCTCGCTGGTCGCCTCGGCCGCGTTCGGCGCGGGCATCCCGCTGATCCTGCTGATCACGCTCGGCGCGCTGCTCGCGGTGGGCAACGACAAGCTCGCCTCGGCCACCGACCCGATCGCCGCGATCCGCGATCTGCTGCCCCACTGGATGGCGATTCCCTACCTGATCGCCGCCTTCGGCGGGCTGCTGCTGTCGAACTATTTGTCGGTCTATTCGGCCGGGCTCACCACGCTCACGCTGGGCCTGAAGGTCAAGCGCGTGCAGGCGGTGGTGGTCGACGTCGTGGTGATCTCCACCGGCTCGATCTACTTCATGCTGATCGAGGGCAGCTTCTACGGCCCCTTCATCGGTTTCATCTCGCTGCTGGCGGTGCCGATCACGGCCTGGGTCGGCATCTTCATCGTCGACCTGGCCGGCCGCGACGGCTACCGGCCCGAGGCCCTGCTCGATGTCAGCCCGGCCAGCGCCTACTGGTATCGTGGCGGCGTGGAATGGCGCGCGTTCGGCGCCTGGGCGCTGGCCATCGTGCTGGGCTTCAGCTTCCTGTCGATCGGCGGCGAGCACGGCTTCCACGGGCCCTTCGCCGGCAGCTGGCTGGGCCGCAACGGCCTGGGCTGGATCGTCACCTTCATCGTCGCGGGCGGCCTCTATGCGCTGCTCGGCGGCGCGCGGCGCAATCGTGGTCTGCAGGAGCGTATGTCATGA
- a CDS encoding ADP-ribosylglycohydrolase family protein, with the protein MSIDRTDSFLHPDQADAARLDRARGAFYGLALGDAFGMPTQALSRETIRERFGRVTGLLDAGPDQPIAPNMRAGAITDDTEQAVLVAQLLVDGQGAIAPLEFARRLIAWEADMKARGSLDLLGPSTRRATQAIVDGEDVSLAGRFGTTNGAAMRVTPVGIATSLADPEAFVEAVVGSCLVTHHTTLGIASAAAVAAVVSAGIEGASLGEALEAGARFAELGETRGNWIAGARIGARLRWVAGESAARSGEALADWLYEVVGTSVASQESVVAAFALAHDARRHGTAIEASLASAASLGGDTDTIAAMLGAMLGACAGYQALPQSLVETVRRVSALDLDGLSAQLLALRGARGPRG; encoded by the coding sequence ATGTCGATCGACCGTACTGATTCGTTTCTCCACCCCGACCAGGCCGATGCCGCGCGCCTGGACCGCGCGCGCGGCGCCTTCTACGGCCTCGCGCTGGGCGATGCCTTCGGCATGCCGACCCAGGCCCTGAGCCGCGAGACCATCCGCGAACGCTTCGGCCGCGTCACGGGCCTGCTCGACGCGGGCCCCGACCAGCCGATCGCGCCGAACATGCGCGCCGGCGCCATCACCGACGACACCGAGCAGGCGGTGCTGGTGGCGCAGCTGCTGGTGGACGGGCAGGGCGCGATCGCGCCGCTCGAGTTCGCGCGGCGCCTGATCGCCTGGGAAGCCGACATGAAGGCGCGCGGCTCGCTGGACCTGCTCGGCCCCTCCACGCGGCGCGCCACGCAGGCCATCGTCGACGGCGAGGACGTCTCGCTGGCGGGCCGCTTCGGCACCACCAACGGCGCCGCGATGCGCGTCACGCCGGTGGGCATCGCCACCTCGCTGGCCGATCCCGAGGCCTTCGTGGAGGCGGTGGTCGGTTCCTGCCTGGTGACCCATCACACCACGCTCGGCATCGCCAGCGCGGCCGCGGTGGCGGCCGTCGTGTCGGCCGGCATCGAGGGCGCCTCGCTGGGCGAGGCGCTGGAGGCCGGCGCACGTTTCGCCGAGCTCGGCGAGACGCGCGGCAACTGGATCGCCGGCGCGCGCATCGGCGCGCGGCTGCGCTGGGTGGCGGGCGAGAGCGCCGCGCGCAGCGGCGAGGCGCTGGCCGACTGGCTGTACGAAGTGGTCGGCACCTCGGTGGCCTCGCAGGAATCGGTGGTGGCGGCCTTCGCGCTGGCCCACGACGCGCGACGCCACGGCACCGCGATCGAGGCCTCGCTGGCCAGCGCGGCCAGCCTCGGCGGCGACACCGACACCATCGCCGCGATGCTCGGCGCGATGCTCGGCGCCTGCGCCGGCTACCAGGCACTGCCCCAGTCACTCGTCGAGACCGTGCGCCGCGTCAGCGCGCTCGATCTCGATGGGCTCAGCGCGCAACTGCTCGCCTTGCGCGGCGCACGGGGCCCGCGCGGCTAG
- a CDS encoding GntR family transcriptional regulator translates to MVRKSARTSEVGRSKAHRVAAELERDILSGRLPYGQQLESESELVERFAVSRNTVRKGLDLLTSSGLITRRGGIGSFVTFHGQAIDGSLGWTTALERAGGSAQTKLLQIAIIDDEALAAELGLAGARFVAIDRMRVIGDTAAHISLERSRLPFSDELAALPLEGLVGGSLNRTLAEHGMVADHGEQWAEVVGLEAEDARLLKRRAGTPFLRSRRLTRDRENRVIEYVVSLLDPAHFALHLEF, encoded by the coding sequence ATGGTGCGTAAATCGGCCAGGACGTCCGAAGTCGGGCGTTCCAAGGCACACCGGGTGGCAGCGGAGCTCGAGCGGGACATCCTGAGCGGGCGGCTGCCCTATGGCCAGCAGCTCGAGAGCGAGAGCGAGCTGGTCGAGCGTTTCGCGGTGAGCCGCAACACGGTCCGCAAGGGCCTCGACCTGCTCACCAGCAGCGGCCTGATCACGCGGCGCGGCGGGATCGGCTCCTTCGTGACCTTCCACGGCCAGGCCATCGACGGCTCGCTGGGCTGGACCACCGCGCTGGAGCGTGCCGGCGGCAGCGCGCAGACCAAGCTGCTGCAGATCGCGATCATCGACGACGAGGCGCTGGCGGCCGAGCTGGGCCTGGCCGGCGCGCGCTTCGTGGCGATCGACCGGATGCGCGTGATCGGCGACACGGCCGCGCATATCTCGCTGGAACGCAGCCGCCTGCCGTTCTCCGACGAACTGGCCGCGCTGCCGCTCGAAGGGCTGGTGGGCGGCTCGCTGAACCGCACGCTGGCCGAGCACGGCATGGTGGCCGACCACGGCGAGCAATGGGCCGAGGTGGTCGGCCTGGAGGCCGAGGACGCGCGGCTGCTCAAGCGCCGCGCCGGCACGCCCTTCCTGCGCTCGCGGCGCCTCACGCGCGACCGCGAGAACCGCGTGATCGAGTACGTGGTGAGCCTGCTCGACCCTGCCCACTTTGCCCTGCACCTGGAATTCTGA
- a CDS encoding porin — protein sequence MSFRLSRLTFALAAGLLPLVAHADSSVTLYGIIDEFFQYVNTGNGYTAAIGSSGQWASRIGLRGHEDIGGGNYVNFDLQNGFNPNDGSFATPGSMFSRQAWVGLGGNWGEVHVGRQNSPLFNDQGGLDAFGAATQASGFSNMETYAVRTSNTVSYTSPSLSGLQFSVYVGFGDAGGLRSGGASYQADVTYARGPFSAIAAAQAVRSADNGTLDRTAEVGAGYQIGKTTVYLGWSGAKWADIGLDVNIYGISALYQVTPAQALSLGGTYLHDETGQGANARQIAALYTYTFSKRTSLYGALSFLQNRGDASYRLAGSANAGLPLAYPGADARGFQLGMVHRF from the coding sequence ATGTCCTTCCGTCTGTCGCGTCTGACGTTCGCGCTCGCCGCCGGCCTGCTGCCGCTCGTCGCCCATGCCGATTCGAGCGTCACGCTGTACGGCATCATCGACGAGTTCTTCCAGTACGTGAACACCGGCAATGGCTACACCGCGGCGATCGGTTCGTCGGGGCAGTGGGCCAGCCGGATCGGGCTGCGCGGCCACGAGGACATCGGCGGCGGCAACTACGTCAACTTCGACCTGCAGAACGGCTTCAACCCGAACGACGGCAGCTTCGCCACGCCGGGCTCGATGTTCAGCCGCCAGGCCTGGGTCGGGCTGGGCGGCAACTGGGGCGAGGTGCACGTGGGCCGCCAGAACTCGCCGCTGTTCAACGATCAGGGCGGGCTCGACGCGTTCGGCGCGGCCACCCAGGCTTCCGGTTTCAGCAACATGGAAACCTACGCGGTGCGCACCAGCAATACGGTCTCCTATACGTCGCCCTCGCTGTCGGGGCTGCAGTTCAGCGTCTATGTCGGCTTCGGCGACGCGGGCGGGTTGCGCTCGGGCGGCGCCAGCTACCAGGCCGACGTGACCTACGCGCGCGGCCCGTTCTCGGCGATCGCGGCGGCCCAGGCGGTGCGCAGCGCCGACAACGGCACGCTCGACCGCACCGCCGAGGTGGGCGCCGGCTACCAGATCGGCAAGACCACCGTTTATCTCGGCTGGAGCGGCGCGAAGTGGGCCGACATCGGCCTCGACGTGAATATCTACGGCATCTCGGCGCTCTACCAGGTGACGCCCGCGCAGGCCCTGTCGCTGGGCGGCACCTACCTGCACGACGAGACGGGGCAGGGCGCCAACGCCCGGCAGATCGCCGCGCTCTATACCTATACGTTCTCCAAGCGCACCTCGCTGTACGGCGCGCTGTCCTTCCTGCAGAACCGCGGCGACGCCTCGTACCGGCTGGCCGGCTCCGCCAACGCGGGCCTGCCGCTGGCCTATCCGGGGGCGGACGCGCGCGGCTTCCAGCTCGGCATGGTGCATCGCTTCTGA
- a CDS encoding AraC family transcriptional regulator — translation MTANPASSPPDGNSIRHDAIERLDGPILIALPGGERHGPHAYRLGTREIDWHQHRRGQVFCIESGCVHVRTPHGSWLLPPHRAGWIPPGVPHKVSISGALSGWSVAIAPAASRTLPAEPCVIATTELMAALVRRAVSWYGRDTLSAEETRISRVLLDEIRRAPHEPLHLPMPADRRLLKIARRILAQPHEGRTLEDWAQWGGLSARTLSRLFQAETGTSFAQWRQQARLTLALERLAGGALVANVADALGYATPSNFIAMFRRAFGDSPAHYFARRREG, via the coding sequence ATGACCGCCAACCCGGCTTCATCCCCGCCCGACGGCAACTCGATACGCCACGACGCCATCGAGCGGCTCGACGGCCCGATCCTGATCGCCCTGCCCGGCGGCGAGCGCCATGGCCCGCACGCCTATCGCCTCGGCACGCGCGAGATCGACTGGCACCAGCACCGGCGCGGCCAGGTGTTCTGCATCGAGAGCGGCTGCGTGCACGTGCGCACCCCGCACGGCTCCTGGCTGCTGCCGCCGCACCGGGCCGGCTGGATTCCGCCCGGGGTGCCGCACAAGGTCAGCATCAGCGGCGCGCTGAGCGGCTGGAGCGTGGCGATCGCGCCCGCGGCGAGCCGCACCCTGCCGGCCGAACCCTGCGTGATCGCGACCACCGAGCTGATGGCGGCCCTGGTGCGCCGCGCCGTGAGCTGGTATGGGCGCGACACGCTGAGCGCCGAGGAAACGCGCATCAGCCGCGTGCTGCTCGACGAGATCCGCCGCGCGCCGCACGAACCGCTGCACCTGCCGATGCCGGCCGACCGGCGCCTGCTGAAGATCGCCCGGCGCATCCTCGCGCAGCCGCACGAGGGCCGCACGCTGGAGGACTGGGCGCAATGGGGCGGCTTGTCGGCGCGCACGCTGAGCCGCCTGTTCCAGGCCGAGACCGGCACCAGCTTCGCGCAGTGGCGGCAGCAGGCGCGCCTGACGCTGGCGCTGGAGCGCCTGGCCGGCGGCGCGCTGGTCGCCAACGTGGCCGATGCGCTCGGCTACGCCACGCCGAGCAATTTCATCGCGATGTTCCGGCGCGCGTTCGGCGATTCGCCCGCGCATTACTTCGCGCGTCGGCGCGAAGGCTGA